In the genome of Pempheris klunzingeri isolate RE-2024b chromosome 20, fPemKlu1.hap1, whole genome shotgun sequence, the window GTCTTTATTAAATGAGTAAAATATACACCAAGTTCAAGTTGGCTTTTTAAtgttacagaaacaaagcaaGTTATTCAGCTGTCATTAAAAAAAGTTGTcatcaaaatgattttatttcatttttaattacacCTCCCTTTATATATTGTACTCGTTAGATGCAAGCAACAGGCTAAGCAATTAatatatcatctgcataaatgTTTATTGCAGCTGATATGTTTTATTCACTAGATAACACCTTAATGCCCTCTGTGCTGttaaaacaaaagtgaagaATTTACTGTAGTTGTAGCTTAGAGCAGTTGAGTGTTTTGAAGCTTTATATTTCACTGTGTAGTTAAACTTTAAGGCTCAGCGTTATTTAGAGTTCAGCTTCACAGTATTTTACTCCATACAAACGCGTCCTCTTATGCTTCAGTAGTGGCATCCACTGTGATCGTCCCCATTGGGCAGGGTTTTGTTGACTGGGTTAATCTGCTGGAACGAGTTCAGGGTGCAATACTCATTGCAGTACCAGGGAGGGTCCTTCTCCAGGGACGTGTGGCTGCAGAGCCAACACCCTGAGTCTCCCACAGCAGGGCTCCCTGGCTGCGAGCTGAGGGTCAGACTCATGAGCGAGCTCCCTGGAGCCATGGTGCTCACAGCGTACGGGACGCCCAGCAGAGATGTGTCACACCCTGGGTCAGTTatgttactgtatgtgctgcCTTCTGTTAACTGGCGGTGAAATGGGGGCtgactctctttctcctcctcctcctcctcctcctgcttgaCGTCTGCACACTTGCTCAGCATGTCGATTTGGAGCGTTTCCTCTGCCTTCAGCACGTCTATGGTGTTCTCTTGTGTAACCACCCAGCTCTACAatcacagaaacattttaaaggtcatgaaataatttacagtatttaacGTCAAAAGCTAAATTTACCTTGAAATCTCCCTGACAGTCACTGTACAAGGTGTGGAAATAGGGTGCTGGGGTTGGGATGAAGGCACTCCGCCTCCACCTGTAAATGTGAGCAATATGAAGGTAATATGTAGTGTGTATTGGTTGTTGAAATGGCATTTAATGAGTAAAAGGCTGGAGGAGGACCTTACCTTTTAACTTGAGCATAGCCCACAAGTAAGACAAGTGTCATCAACGCACATAAGGGGATGAACACCTTCTTGCCCAGtctgtaaataaatgtgtctgATGGGACTTCTGTATGGATCAACACACAGTAGAAAAGATTAAAAGATGTTAATCCTCGATGCAAATAGgggacattttttaaattgtgaataCACACATTAGGAACGATGGACAAAAGAAATGGATTTACAGgagctgctttttttaaaaattgccTTTAAGATGAACATTGTCTTATATCAGCTGTCTGTTTGGGGGAGACTCACCATTCACAGCCGACTCCGTCCTCCAGTGAACCTCAGAGGACCATTTACTCCACTGCCCCTTGTAATGAGCCAGATCAGGACTGGAGCGTACTCTGGCAGAGTACTCAGCGTCCGGCACAAATTCACGATCATCCACAGAAAAGTTCGTACTGTCTGTGTTAATTTCATATGATTTCACCTGGGGAAATAAATTCTGTGGTAAAAATCGTTTGTAAAGGACAGAAATGTCTTGCTTGGAGGCCCATTTGTGCTGTCAGTCATTTCTAACAAATCCTGTTGTGACCTTTTTCATGAGCCCTcatttttggtcatttcattGAATAGTTCTAAGAGTGTCACTGTTGTAATAAACTAGGGGCATGTTGAGTACGAGTACAACAGCAAACTTTAACCCCCTATCAGGTTAATCTGGCCTTGCTTTCTGGGACACAGCAGAAAGCgtgttctcattgtgttctCATTTTGTTCTCAGTTATTCGTGTCCTTTTCTTGCAGTGACAAGTCAAAATACCTGCGGTGTTTGACCTGTGGGTCAAATAAAGTCACTGTTTCACCCACAGACCGTCGTCACACTGAGCTGTCGGCCACAGCGGCCACTGATGAAGTCGCTGATGTAGTTTCTCATATGAGAGAGTTGTCTTGGCAGCACAGAGCAGTTGCCGGGATGAAACCCAGCGAAGAGGAAAATTACTGTAGGAAATCTGGGAAATGACTGAGAGCAGTTTGGGTCGAACCCCCTGGCACAGTGGAGAAATTCAACCAAAATGCACCAGTGACAAATTAGTCAAATATCTAAActacatttctctgtttttgccTTTAATACATGTATTTTCATGCTGAATTATTCATGTGCAACAAACAGACCTCTAATAGACCTCAACTGTTTCCCAAAAAGTCAATGTCGTTCTCTTCTCCCCAACCCCTTCGTTGTCACTGAATCTTACATcatgtgtgtctcctctcttgTTGTAATGGAGCTGATACTTCAGGTTGTTGATCAGATCGTTGAAAATGTCGTATTCCTCATAGGTACTTTTCCAGGTGAAGTGGTGTTGACTTGAGTTGTGGCTAACCGTGAGGCAGCACGGTGGGTTTGGTACAACTGATGAGAGACAAAGATACAACAAAGGCAGTTTTTtcgaaaataaaataaaaggataTGAATCtatatgaatgtgttttgaGTGTCTGGCTATGAGGACAGACCAGTGTATGTGCCTTACTGCTTGTCATGGGTGCAAAATTGTCATCCAGGACCTCACAGTTTTCAGACCCAGTACTGTCATTGTGACAAAGTGAGATTTTAAAGGTATCTGTATCCACAAAGGGCTGCGGATAATAGTCGTCATCAGGCAATCGATCGGATGTTTTCATAGAGCAGAAGTAATCCCAGTTGGTGTTTGCCAGCGGACACACAAACTTCTCTCTACacggtgaggagaggagaagccATGATGAGACACACTGTCATCGCAGCACGTAAGGGTCGCTCACCATCAGTATGTGGCACTGAAAACGAGTCTCACTGCTCAAATGTTTCCATGATAGTGAGCCAGTAGGAGCTGTTGCTGTCTGAGGTGTTTTCTGAAGGCGCGATTCTCAGGGAGCAGTTGATTGTGAACAGGAAATCGTTCACACAGTGAAGATCGTGGTCCAAACCTAAGACACATGCAGGCAACGTTTTACCAAAGTGTCTCTTTATAACTTTTACCTCAAGGTGACCTCTTCTCAGTATGTTAGTTAGGAGGAGCAGATATAGTGATCAGTAATGCTTTCAGTGTACTTTTGCACATAAGTTTATTGTTTTTGGATAGATTTAACATGTGAAACTTTAATTAGTTGTTGCAAAACTGCATGTAGATTGGTttattgtaaaatgaaaaatcttaCAGATTTTTATGCACCTTACAATAAACCACCAGCCCTAGTTATGAGTACAGCAAAGCCTCTGTTACTTTTATTCTAACTCTTAATGTGTAAGCTGTATTATATCtagtttacatttatattttagagTTATTCATTTGGCTTTTGCCCCAATCACatttaagaataaaacaaacaaaaataatcccCAGAAAGCACTGGCAGAGACATGACCTGTAATAGGATTTCCACGCAGAGAGACCGTGCTGGTAGACAGAAACGCGACGAGCAGCATCAGCTTCAGCCCCCGTGGAGAGCACCAATCCATCACACCAGACATCCCCTCAGCCTCACAAGGTCTCACTGAAGTCATGCTGCTCTGATGCTCTTGTGAAAACGTTTTTTGAATGtagactgagagagagggaggtgccACTCAGTCTTTACACATTGATCACACTGTCAGTCACCTGTCACTAGTTGGAAATGATGTGCTTTTTTAAGAGAGCATGTGTAAAAGGAAACTGAGTGAAAGGGGTGAAGTCTTGCTTcacactacttttttttttagcttatcagatcattttattgctttataaACCAATTAGATTACAACGTCTGACATACTCTGAGTCTCTTAATGTTTTACACTTCTGCTGAGATACTCCACAGTGAACCGATGTGTTTGTAAAtgctttatctgtgtgtgtacttcagGTCTCCACCCATGATAACCGACTGAAGAAGCCCAAAGCTGGGATGAAAAGATGCCTAAAATGCACATCCAATGGTGAAACTAAAGTTCGACCATGACATAAATTACTGCACAAACTTCTCTCTCAagcttcaaaaacaaaaatgctccTGTGCCGTGTTTGCCATAATAATCACCCAACTCAAAGATGTGTGCATCAGTAGGGAGGTAGCACACGAATGTCTACGAAAGATTAAAATCCTTGAATCAAGTTACAATAGGCCTAAATGACATGAAATGGAATACCATTAAGCATACTCATTTATATAGCCATTGGTCCCATATGTACCCGAATGTGATGCACATAGAAACGTTTGATTTCTGTTTATATTCGTGTGcagacacaccagggacacacatttatgtgtaaaagacaattaaaaaaatgtattttgcataatAGGGGACCTTTAATGTTTGCGTGGCTGTGGGATGTGGAGACATATGAGAAGAGATACAATGTATGACTTAAATGAGTTGATGTGGTCTGTTTTGTCGAAATGTGTAGGACATTACATATCGGTGATTGTAAGTGAAATTGGAATAAACTAATTATTGTGTAACCTACAAGAGTGTTGTGCAATGTGTGGAGCAGCCGCAGGAGATCAGCTGATTGCGGTAATTGTGTTGGAGATAAGAGCTGACTTCCTCTGAGGttcatgattttattgattttgagTTTGTAAACAGGAGCTGTGTACCTCTGCCTCGCTGTGTTAAACCACACAGTGCATGAAGTAACCTGCAATCAATCAAGAAGAAGTTTTCCAGTTTAGTTTTGTTCAAGCTTTGTGAGCCTGATTAGGACAAAACGTATTATCAACGTGTCTACTTCACCACTTGCGAGGTGTGTTACAATGAGTACTAGCAAAGGTTAAAAGTTAAGATGGCAACACACACAAGGCTCCATTCTTTATATAACTAGTTTAGACTTGAAGTGCATTTGAACAGGAAGAGTAAACAGCATGTTGCCGCACTGACAGTCGCGTCAATATGATAACAGAGGTTTCAGTTCATCGTTTTACTTGACCACACAGCATAAGGGAGGCCTGTTTATATCTGCTGAGACCTAAATGACTCTCTGTCCCCCTGAGTGAAGCAGTCTGAAAACATGCTCAAGATCAGCAATGAGACTGGAAATATGTGAGACTTTCTTCATATGTCTATATATTGTGCAAAGGCAGAAACCCTGATATGGATGGCTCTATCTGCAGCTTGTTGCAGTTCCGCAGCATTTGataagagggttttttttttcttgttttttagtCTTTTGATAAAAATGTTTCCTTCTTTGCGATAAAGACtcaaaagatgaaagaaagagataTAACTTTGAATCACATTTAATCTGAACATTGAATTGCAGGATTATTGCAGCAGTATAAAGTTGTGTTAGTCAAGTTTTTGCAGAAAACTACTATTCTAGTAAATGTTAAAGAGAAACATTGGAACGTTAAAAGTAGAAACTGAagtacacacactgcagtgccTCTTTCtgctcaaaaacaaaacattcacagACGTGCAAACCttgaattattatcatttaatatTTCCCCGGTAGTGTTTACAGTTTACACTCAATATTTTAATTGCACAACTCCTTTACATATCTGGCAAATATAAAGAGACCACTACTCAACTTGCATGAACTCAATTACTGCTTCCACTTCATTATAAAAAAAGTGGTAAAATAATACTGGACCTATGAAATAAGTGTCTGAAGTCTAAGACcgtggcatttttttttattacatactTAGCGTATACAAAGTCTTAAAATGCACAAAGAATGCAAAACATGAAATTTGACCCTGTGGAAAAGTATGGGTGTAGTTTTAACTTAAACTGTATGTGTCTAACTAGATCAGGGATCTAGTTAAGCACTGTAGGCACGCCTGCATGGGTCACTCACAGGCCAGTTTGCCATCAAAGGATGACAGAGTGATGGCAAAGGCTTGCAGGGCACACATGGGGAAACTGTAATCCATGGAGAAGACATCCTCCGCTACACGGCCAAACTGCATCACTATGTAATCCTCTGGAAAAGGCATCGGggggcagaaagagaaacagaggtgAGAGATGAAGACAAGTCAGCCGTGTGATTGATGGGAGAGGAAGGGTGAAAAATAAGTCTTACCGTTGTCTGGGTGGATGATCTGGAAGTTCTTGACGGAGGCCTGGGTGACACGTCCATGGAAGTTCAGCACATACGACTGAGTCTGGTCGTTCCAGCTCGGGGACTTGTTCACCAGGGTGAccagtttgtctgtgttgttgtttgcatGGCGGACCAGTAGAGTCTCAAGCTCCTACAGTCAAGTGAAATGTCAATCCCTCTTAAATATTCCACCCTTAACCCACAACACCACAGGTTTTAAAAACTGAGGATAATTTAGTCAACATACATTTTTTGGACGAATGGACACCCTTTCATCGTTCTCCAACATGCCAGGGATGATCACCGTCATTTTCCTGGGACCCTTAAATCCCAGCACATTCGTCTCCTGGAACGTGACAGCCAATTGTTTCACAGGTTTTATCTCTTGATGTACTTAAGTAGATAAGTTAAGTGGATGTCAAGTGTATAGAGTAAGTTTGGGCTCACATAGCAGATCGCTGCCAGCTCCTGCCGCACAGATTCACACTCTTTGATGAAAGGCTTCTTCTCCGGGTTTTCACCTCCATCGTAGACTGTGAACTTTGTGCCCAGAATGTTGGACCTGAAACAAACGGGTCTCTTCAGGTGCATTgattgaaatgaacaaaaacagcctCCATTCACTTCCGTGCAAACCGATTGCTTTCACAAATCAAGGGGGaattcccaaaatgccaaataagAAAACTCCTAAAAAAGGtaacttgtttttttatacattaCAAGATTATCCCACAATTCATTGCAACTTATGATAAAGACGCCCTGATTACAAATCTGTGAATCCTCTGCTTTCATTGTCTGCACTGGTGACAGGTgcaagtgaaaaagagagagctgtAAAgcaatttcattatttcattcatggcattttgtttaacacacatttgttcACAGCAGAGCTGTGAGTATTTACTCTAGTGTAAATAACATTAGTGTAAATaacagtgtgttattgtgttaatAGCTAGTGTAAATAACACACAAGGATGAAC includes:
- the LOC139219670 gene encoding interleukin-21 receptor gives rise to the protein MTSVRPCEAEGMSGVMDWCSPRGLKLMLLVAFLSTSTVSLRGNPITGLDHDLHCVNDFLFTINCSLRIAPSENTSDSNSSYWLTIMETFEQEKFVCPLANTNWDYFCSMKTSDRLPDDDYYPQPFVDTDTFKISLCHNDSTGSENCEVLDDNFAPMTSIVPNPPCCLTVSHNSSQHHFTWKSTYEEYDIFNDLINNLKYQLHYNKRGDTHDVKSYEINTDSTNFSVDDREFVPDAEYSARVRSSPDLAHYKGQWSKWSSEVHWRTESAVNEVPSDTFIYRLGKKVFIPLCALMTLVLLVGYAQVKRWRRSAFIPTPAPYFHTLYSDCQGDFKSWVVTQENTIDVLKAEETLQIDMLSKCADVKQEEEEEEEKESQPPFHRQLTEGSTYSNITDPGCDTSLLGVPYAVSTMAPGSSLMSLTLSSQPGSPAVGDSGCWLCSHTSLEKDPPWYCNEYCTLNSFQQINPVNKTLPNGDDHSGCHY